The following proteins are encoded in a genomic region of Candidatus Eisenbacteria bacterium:
- a CDS encoding acyltransferase → MPRKIVGGLIQCSNPVNDESQPVEKIQRAALDKHLKLVEEAGRKGVQVLCLQEIFNGPYFCPGQDARWYAAAEPVPGPTTEAVAAVAKKHSMAVVVPVYEREQAGVYYNTAAVYDADGSYLGKYRKNHIPQTSGFWEKYFFKPGNLGYPVFQTRYAKVGVYICYDRHFPEGARILGLNGAELVFNPSATVAGLSQHLWKLEQPAHAVANGYFMGCINRVGTEAPWNVGRFYGSSYFVDPRGSFLAQASEDQDELVVAEMDLDLIEEVRRVWQFYRDRRPESYEAMVRQAP, encoded by the coding sequence ATGCCCCGCAAGATCGTCGGCGGTCTGATCCAGTGCAGCAACCCGGTCAATGACGAGTCGCAGCCCGTGGAGAAGATCCAGCGGGCGGCCCTGGACAAACACCTGAAGCTGGTCGAGGAGGCCGGTCGCAAGGGCGTGCAGGTCCTGTGCCTGCAGGAGATCTTCAACGGCCCGTATTTCTGCCCCGGCCAGGACGCGCGCTGGTACGCCGCGGCCGAGCCGGTGCCCGGCCCCACCACCGAGGCGGTCGCGGCGGTGGCGAAGAAGCACTCGATGGCCGTGGTCGTGCCGGTGTACGAGCGCGAGCAGGCCGGCGTGTACTACAACACGGCCGCCGTGTACGACGCCGACGGCTCCTACCTGGGCAAGTACCGCAAGAACCACATTCCGCAGACGTCGGGCTTCTGGGAGAAGTACTTCTTCAAGCCCGGAAACCTGGGCTACCCGGTGTTCCAGACGCGCTACGCGAAGGTGGGCGTGTACATCTGCTACGACCGCCACTTCCCCGAGGGAGCCCGCATCCTGGGACTGAACGGGGCCGAGCTGGTGTTCAATCCCAGCGCCACGGTGGCCGGGCTCTCGCAGCACCTGTGGAAGCTGGAGCAGCCGGCGCACGCGGTGGCCAACGGGTACTTCATGGGTTGCATCAACCGCGTCGGCACCGAGGCTCCGTGGAACGTGGGCCGCTTCTACGGCTCGTCCTACTTCGTGGACCCGCGCGGGAGCTTCCTGGCGCAGGCCAGCGAGGACCAGGACGAGCTGGTGGTGGCCGAGATGGACCTCGACCTGATCGAGGAGGTGCGCCGGGTGTGGCAGTTCTATCGCGACCGGCGGCCTGAGTCGTATGAAGCCATGGTGCGGCAGGCGCCGTAG
- a CDS encoding S46 family peptidase: protein MSRTFSAFRPPALQRALVVATLIVTSAFASPAVRADEGMWTFDNLPLAKMQQRYGFTPTPEWIAHVQKASVHFGGASGAFVSPDGLVLTNHHVGLGQLQKLSSPKADFVKDGFFARTRAEELRCPDLELNVLLSMEEVTARVTAAIDPAADARKQNAQRKSVSARIEKEATEKTKLRCRVVELYHGGEYWLYRYRKYTDVRLVMAPEQQAAFYGGDPDNFCYPRHDLDMTFFRVYENGQPVRPADYLKWNTRGPGEGDLVFVSGHPGSTSRLKTVAELEYERDGEIPERTRIRERQLAAYREYEARGAEQARQAQDRIFGLENSLKRLRGYLEALQGDPVNRHYILQEKRQAEDSLRSWVARDPKLSAECVGAWDRIAAAEKEMMRRNKEYQVRTGYLGGRLLGFAGDIVRMVAETSRPNDQRLEEYRDSHLESVKYQLFSKAPVYPAMEEYLFAVGLEECLKDLGPEDPWVKLALGGMQPAEVAHELFAGTRLADVAFRRELVQGGRKAVEASTDPLVTWTRRMDGMYRDLRSWYEENVTGVESLEGAKIARARFAMLGKSTYPDATGTLRLTYGKVAGYRQLTTRVPWKTTFLGLYDRAESFDNQPPFQLPARVAAGRAKVDLSTPLDFVTTNDIIGGNSGSPVLNKNAEFVGLVFDGNVQAFQWSFDFDEVQGRTVAVHPAAIVESLRHIYDMGALADELEGAGR from the coding sequence ATGTCGCGCACCTTCTCCGCCTTCCGTCCTCCGGCCCTGCAACGGGCTCTCGTCGTCGCCACCCTGATCGTCACCTCGGCTTTCGCCTCGCCGGCCGTCCGCGCCGACGAAGGCATGTGGACCTTCGACAACCTCCCGCTCGCGAAGATGCAGCAGCGCTACGGCTTCACACCCACTCCGGAGTGGATCGCGCACGTGCAGAAGGCCTCGGTGCACTTCGGCGGCGCCTCCGGGGCGTTCGTGTCCCCGGACGGGCTGGTGCTCACCAACCACCACGTGGGCCTGGGGCAGCTGCAGAAGCTCTCGTCCCCGAAGGCCGACTTCGTGAAGGACGGCTTCTTCGCCCGCACCCGGGCGGAAGAGCTGCGCTGCCCGGACCTCGAATTGAATGTGCTCCTCTCCATGGAGGAAGTGACCGCGAGGGTGACCGCGGCCATCGATCCCGCGGCGGATGCCAGGAAGCAGAACGCGCAGCGCAAGTCGGTCTCCGCGCGGATCGAGAAGGAGGCCACCGAGAAGACGAAGCTGCGCTGCCGCGTGGTGGAGCTCTACCACGGCGGGGAGTACTGGCTCTACCGGTACAGGAAGTACACCGACGTCCGGCTGGTGATGGCGCCCGAGCAGCAGGCCGCCTTCTACGGCGGCGATCCGGACAACTTCTGCTATCCGCGCCACGACCTCGACATGACCTTCTTCCGGGTGTACGAGAACGGCCAGCCGGTGCGCCCCGCGGACTACCTTAAGTGGAACACGAGGGGCCCGGGCGAAGGCGACCTGGTGTTCGTCTCCGGCCATCCGGGCTCCACCAGCCGGCTGAAGACCGTGGCGGAGCTGGAGTACGAGCGCGACGGCGAGATCCCCGAACGCACCCGCATCCGGGAGCGGCAGCTCGCCGCGTACCGCGAGTACGAGGCCCGCGGAGCCGAACAGGCCCGCCAGGCCCAGGACCGCATCTTCGGGCTGGAGAATTCGCTCAAGCGGCTGCGCGGCTATCTCGAGGCGCTGCAGGGCGACCCGGTGAACCGGCACTACATCCTGCAGGAGAAGCGCCAGGCGGAGGACTCGCTCCGCTCGTGGGTGGCGCGGGATCCGAAGCTGTCCGCGGAGTGCGTCGGGGCTTGGGACCGGATCGCCGCGGCGGAGAAGGAAATGATGCGCCGTAACAAGGAATACCAGGTGCGCACGGGCTATCTGGGAGGCCGGCTGCTGGGCTTCGCCGGGGACATCGTGCGGATGGTGGCGGAAACCTCCAGGCCCAACGACCAGCGCCTCGAGGAGTACCGCGACTCGCACCTGGAATCGGTCAAGTACCAGCTGTTCTCGAAGGCTCCCGTGTACCCGGCGATGGAGGAGTACCTGTTTGCCGTGGGCCTGGAGGAGTGTCTCAAGGACCTGGGCCCGGAGGACCCGTGGGTGAAGCTGGCCCTGGGCGGGATGCAGCCGGCCGAAGTGGCGCACGAGTTGTTCGCGGGCACCCGCCTGGCGGACGTGGCATTCCGCCGGGAGCTGGTGCAGGGTGGGCGGAAGGCCGTGGAAGCCTCCACGGACCCGCTGGTGACGTGGACGCGCCGCATGGACGGAATGTACCGGGACCTGCGCAGCTGGTATGAGGAGAATGTCACCGGCGTGGAGTCGCTCGAGGGCGCGAAGATCGCGCGGGCGCGCTTCGCGATGCTCGGCAAGTCCACCTACCCGGACGCCACCGGCACCCTGCGGCTCACCTACGGGAAGGTGGCCGGCTACCGGCAGCTGACCACGCGGGTGCCCTGGAAGACCACCTTCCTGGGCCTGTACGACCGGGCCGAGAGCTTCGACAACCAGCCGCCGTTCCAGCTCCCGGCGCGCGTCGCGGCGGGACGGGCGAAGGTGGACCTGTCCACGCCGCTCGACTTCGTGACCACCAACGACATCATCGGCGGCAACTCCGGGAGCCCGGTCCTCAACAAGAACGCCGAGTTCGTGGGCCTGGTCTTCGACGGCAACGTGCAGGCGTTCCAGTGGAGCTTCGACTTCGACGAAGTGCAGGGCCGCACCGTGGCGGTGCACCCGGCGGCCATCGTGGAATCGCTCCGCCACATCTACGACATGGGCGCCCTGGCCGACGAACTGGAGGGGGCCGGAAGATAG
- a CDS encoding AMP-binding protein has translation MTQTITYEERLRGFEWSVAERELGHRAGNPINIGWMCSDRICRMGHGARRALVWEGSQGNGRTYSFDDLRVLSNTLADYLKTLGVRPGERVCLFLDRVPELYFAFLGILKLGAVVQPLFSAFGDESLFTRLKDAGACAVFTQRRHLAKVRKVRSALPELRHVIVVDAGDAPLQPGELGLTLDRMPRCQDFPVHPTTSESPSLLHYTSGTTGQPKGAQHVHGSVISQYLTAKWVLDLREGDVYWCNADPGWVTGTSYGIIGPWANGVTQVVLDSGFQAGRWYDFLARHKVTVWYSAPTAIRLLMKEGKELPRRFDLSSLRHLASVGEPLNAEAVIWSRETFGIPFLDTCWLT, from the coding sequence ATGACCCAGACCATCACGTACGAGGAGCGCCTGCGGGGATTCGAATGGTCGGTGGCCGAGCGGGAGCTCGGGCACCGCGCCGGGAACCCGATCAACATCGGCTGGATGTGCAGCGACCGGATCTGCCGCATGGGCCACGGCGCCCGCCGGGCGCTGGTGTGGGAGGGCTCGCAGGGCAACGGGCGCACCTACTCGTTCGACGACCTGCGCGTTCTGAGCAACACGCTGGCGGACTACCTCAAGACCCTCGGCGTGCGGCCGGGCGAACGTGTGTGCCTGTTCCTGGACCGCGTCCCCGAGCTGTACTTCGCATTCCTCGGCATCCTCAAGCTGGGCGCGGTGGTCCAGCCGCTCTTCTCCGCCTTCGGGGACGAGTCGCTGTTCACGCGCCTCAAGGACGCGGGCGCCTGCGCGGTGTTCACGCAGCGCCGCCACCTGGCCAAGGTCCGCAAGGTGCGCTCCGCGCTGCCCGAACTGCGCCACGTGATCGTGGTGGACGCCGGGGACGCGCCGCTGCAGCCGGGCGAGCTGGGGCTCACGCTCGACCGCATGCCCCGGTGCCAGGACTTCCCGGTCCATCCCACCACCTCGGAATCACCCTCGCTGCTGCACTACACGTCGGGGACCACCGGTCAGCCCAAGGGCGCACAGCACGTGCACGGCTCGGTGATCTCCCAGTACCTCACCGCGAAATGGGTGCTGGACCTGCGCGAGGGCGACGTCTACTGGTGCAACGCCGATCCCGGCTGGGTGACCGGGACTTCCTACGGGATCATCGGCCCCTGGGCCAACGGCGTGACCCAGGTGGTGCTGGACTCCGGGTTCCAGGCCGGGCGCTGGTACGACTTCCTGGCCCGGCACAAGGTCACGGTGTGGTACTCCGCCCCCACCGCCATCCGTCTGCTGATGAAGGAGGGCAAGGAGCTGCCCCGCCGCTTCGACCTCTCCAGCCTGCGGCACCTGGCCAGCGTGGGCGAGCCCCTGAACGCCGAGGCCGTGATCTGGTCGAGGGAGACGTTTGGCATCCCCTTCCTCGACACCTGCTGGCTGACCTAG
- a CDS encoding Crp/Fnr family transcriptional regulator: MKKSPARPCSLCGTRKGGCLTALSTSAFERLEGDVATHLFRRGDVLFHAGTPAHSLYVLRSGQAKVYLTGSDGEERVVRLLGPGEMLGYRPLCAGETYGASASAVTDAEVCIIPWPVLRETLRQEPELALELLAKLARELRISEELMMDLVCRPVRQRAARLLLGLLHTRQDAPEPATILAAELKRKDMARMIGTTPETFSRVLRAFALRGIVGLARDRITVRNRALLRRAAGEADPA; this comes from the coding sequence ATGAAGAAATCTCCCGCCAGGCCCTGCAGTCTCTGCGGCACCCGCAAGGGCGGCTGCCTGACCGCCCTGAGCACCAGCGCCTTCGAACGCCTCGAGGGCGACGTCGCGACCCATCTGTTCCGGCGCGGGGACGTGCTGTTCCACGCGGGCACACCGGCGCACTCGCTGTACGTGCTCCGCTCCGGGCAGGCGAAGGTGTATCTCACCGGCAGCGACGGCGAGGAGCGCGTGGTGCGCCTGCTCGGCCCGGGGGAGATGCTGGGCTACCGCCCGCTGTGCGCGGGGGAGACCTACGGAGCCAGTGCCTCCGCGGTGACCGACGCCGAGGTGTGCATCATTCCGTGGCCCGTCCTGCGCGAGACGCTGCGCCAGGAGCCGGAACTGGCGCTGGAGCTGCTGGCCAAGCTGGCCCGCGAACTGCGCATCTCCGAGGAACTGATGATGGACCTGGTGTGCCGCCCGGTACGCCAGCGAGCCGCCCGGCTGCTGCTGGGCCTGCTGCACACCCGCCAGGATGCCCCGGAGCCGGCGACCATCCTCGCCGCCGAGCTCAAGCGCAAGGACATGGCGCGCATGATCGGCACCACTCCGGAGACTTTTTCGCGCGTGCTGCGCGCGTTCGCCCTCCGGGGGATCGTGGGCCTGGCCCGCGACCGCATCACCGTCCGCAACCGGGCCCTGCTGCGGCGCGCGGCCGGCGAGGCCGACCCGGCCTGA
- the acpS gene encoding holo-ACP synthase, whose translation MIVGIGIDLLEVDRVERELQRGADDFLPSIFLASEIADCARRRHPARHFAARFAAKEAVLKALACGARDIASFREVEVRVADRGQGQVVLHGRARDLAAGRGVRRIALSLALSSRMSAAGVVLES comes from the coding sequence ATGATCGTCGGCATCGGCATTGACCTGCTCGAGGTGGACCGCGTGGAGCGCGAGCTTCAGCGCGGCGCGGACGATTTCCTGCCCAGCATCTTTCTTGCCTCTGAAATCGCCGACTGCGCGCGGCGGCGCCACCCCGCGAGGCATTTCGCGGCGCGCTTTGCCGCCAAGGAGGCAGTTCTCAAGGCGCTGGCCTGCGGCGCCCGCGACATCGCTTCGTTTCGCGAGGTGGAGGTGCGTGTCGCGGACCGGGGCCAGGGCCAGGTGGTGCTGCACGGCAGGGCCAGGGACCTCGCCGCGGGGCGCGGTGTTCGCAGGATCGCGTTGAGCCTCGCGTTGTCGAGCCGGATGTCCGCGGCGGGGGTGGTGCTGGAGTCCTGA
- the kbl gene encoding glycine C-acetyltransferase, with protein sequence MAYSNTTRDAYRQELAGIREAGLFKEERVIHSAQAGEIEVEFPAGRAPRRVINLCANNYLGLSSQPEVVKAAHEGLDRRGYGLSSVRFICGTQDIHRELERRLTEFLGTEDTLLFPSCMDANGGVFEAVLGEPDVIIADRLVHASLVDGIRLCKAQQDTYKHSDMAHLEEKLVEHRDKRRRLIVTDGVFSMDGDLARLDAIVALAEEHGAMVLVDDSHASGFIGRTGRGTHEHCGVLGRIDLITTTLGKALGGASGGCVSGRAELVEMCRQRARPYLFSNSVAPVIVSGALKVLELVSKTTERRDKLEENTRYWRDLLTQAGFDIKAGESPIVPVMLYNARLAQDMARDLFEEGIYVVGFFFPVVAKGQARIRTQLSAAHEKHHLARGIEAFKKVGAKYGILGKGRKEIVELYAL encoded by the coding sequence ATGGCATACAGCAACACCACACGGGACGCGTACCGGCAGGAGCTGGCCGGCATCCGCGAGGCAGGCCTGTTCAAGGAGGAGCGGGTCATTCACTCCGCCCAGGCCGGCGAGATCGAGGTCGAGTTCCCCGCGGGGCGCGCTCCCCGCCGGGTGATCAATCTGTGCGCCAACAACTACCTGGGCCTCTCCAGCCAGCCGGAGGTGGTCAAGGCCGCGCACGAGGGCCTGGACCGCCGCGGCTACGGCCTGTCCTCGGTGCGCTTCATCTGCGGCACCCAGGACATCCACCGCGAGCTGGAACGCCGGCTCACGGAGTTCCTCGGCACCGAGGACACGTTGCTGTTCCCCTCGTGCATGGACGCCAACGGCGGCGTGTTCGAGGCGGTGCTGGGCGAACCGGACGTGATCATCGCGGACCGGCTGGTGCATGCCTCCCTGGTGGACGGCATCCGCCTGTGCAAGGCGCAGCAGGACACCTACAAGCACTCCGACATGGCCCACCTGGAGGAGAAGCTGGTCGAGCACCGGGACAAGCGCCGCCGCCTGATCGTCACCGACGGGGTGTTCTCCATGGACGGCGATCTCGCCCGGCTGGACGCGATCGTGGCCCTCGCCGAGGAACACGGCGCCATGGTGCTGGTGGATGACTCGCACGCTTCCGGCTTCATCGGGCGCACCGGGCGGGGCACGCACGAACACTGCGGTGTGCTGGGCCGAATCGACCTGATCACCACCACGCTGGGCAAGGCGCTGGGCGGGGCCTCGGGCGGCTGCGTCAGCGGGCGGGCGGAGCTGGTGGAGATGTGCCGGCAGCGGGCCCGGCCGTACCTGTTCTCCAACTCCGTGGCCCCGGTGATCGTCTCGGGCGCGCTCAAGGTCCTGGAGCTGGTGTCGAAGACCACCGAGCGGCGCGACAAGCTGGAGGAGAACACCCGCTACTGGCGCGACCTGCTCACGCAGGCGGGCTTCGACATCAAGGCCGGCGAGAGTCCCATCGTGCCGGTGATGCTGTACAACGCCAGGCTCGCCCAGGACATGGCCCGGGACCTGTTCGAGGAGGGGATCTACGTGGTGGGCTTCTTCTTCCCCGTCGTGGCCAAGGGCCAGGCGCGCATCCGCACCCAGCTCTCCGCGGCGCACGAGAAGCACCACCTGGCCCGGGGCATCGAGGCCTTCAAGAAGGTGGGCGCCAAGTACGGGATCCTGGGCAAGGGCCGCAAGGAGATCGTGGAACTGTACGCCCTGTGA
- a CDS encoding AMP-binding protein, translating to MAGLIALRPGWPSMMRSYWNNASAYDAKFHGGWYLCGDRASIDADGYYWFVGRDDDVINTGGHLVGPFEIESALLEHPAVAESAAVSKPDPVNMEVVKAFVVLKPGHEPGPDLELEIMNFIRKRLSSIAMPQEIEFTDGLPKTRSGKIVRRVLRAKEWNEPVGDLSTLMED from the coding sequence GTGGCCGGCCTCATCGCACTGCGCCCGGGCTGGCCCTCCATGATGCGCTCCTACTGGAACAACGCGTCCGCCTACGACGCCAAGTTCCACGGGGGCTGGTACCTCTGCGGAGACCGCGCCAGCATTGACGCCGACGGCTACTACTGGTTCGTGGGCCGCGACGACGACGTCATCAACACCGGCGGGCACCTGGTGGGCCCCTTCGAGATCGAGTCGGCGCTGCTGGAGCACCCCGCCGTGGCCGAATCCGCGGCGGTTTCCAAGCCCGACCCGGTGAACATGGAGGTGGTGAAGGCCTTCGTGGTGCTCAAGCCGGGGCACGAGCCCGGGCCGGACCTCGAGCTGGAGATCATGAACTTCATCCGCAAGCGCCTGTCCTCGATCGCCATGCCGCAGGAGATCGAGTTCACGGACGGGCTGCCCAAGACGCGCAGCGGCAAGATCGTGCGCCGCGTGCTCCGGGCGAAGGAATGGAATGAACCGGTGGGCGACTTGTCCACCCTGATGGAGGACTAG
- a CDS encoding CoA-acylating methylmalonate-semialdehyde dehydrogenase: MSTPKDQAATGAATAAAVRTARDYVGGQWVDSNATRWGEVHNPATAEVIARTPLGGASDVERAVRAAQAAFPAWRATPPVQRARYLFKLKHVMEERFEDLARVVTLEHGKTLDESRSSVRRAIENVEIGCAIPMTMQGAALEDIASGIDCESIRQPMGVFAAITPFNFPAMVPLWFLPHAIALGNTFVVKPSERVPLSQQVVFEMLHAVGLPPGVVNLVNGAREVVDALLDHPGVCGYSFVGSTPVAHHIYMRAAEKGKRAQALGGAKNFVLVMPDADLGKACEVSIDSAFGCAGERCLANSAVIAVGDCYPTVREGLLARARAIKVGDGMEPGVTMGPVISAQHRDKILGYIETGLKEGAKLILDGRGFRHPKHPDGYWLGPCIFDEVTPDMVIAREEIFGPVLCLMRAKDFDEACAVVNGHPQGNASSIFTTSGKWAREFRYRVAPSMLGINIGVAAPMAFFPFGGTKASFFGDVKAHGRECVDFFTDKKVVISRW; the protein is encoded by the coding sequence ATGAGTACCCCGAAGGACCAGGCGGCCACCGGCGCCGCCACCGCGGCAGCCGTGCGCACCGCGCGGGACTACGTCGGCGGCCAGTGGGTGGACTCCAACGCGACCCGCTGGGGCGAGGTGCACAACCCGGCCACCGCCGAGGTGATTGCCCGCACGCCCCTGGGCGGCGCCTCCGACGTGGAACGCGCCGTGCGCGCCGCGCAGGCCGCCTTCCCGGCGTGGCGCGCCACCCCCCCGGTGCAGCGTGCGCGGTACCTGTTCAAGCTCAAGCACGTCATGGAAGAGCGCTTCGAGGACCTGGCCCGCGTGGTCACCCTGGAGCACGGCAAGACGCTGGACGAGTCGCGCAGCAGCGTGCGCCGCGCCATCGAGAACGTGGAGATCGGCTGCGCCATCCCGATGACCATGCAGGGTGCGGCCCTCGAGGACATCGCCAGCGGCATAGACTGCGAGTCCATCCGCCAGCCGATGGGCGTGTTCGCCGCGATCACGCCGTTCAATTTCCCGGCCATGGTGCCGCTGTGGTTCCTGCCGCACGCCATCGCCCTGGGGAACACCTTCGTGGTCAAGCCCAGCGAGCGCGTGCCGCTCTCCCAGCAGGTGGTCTTCGAGATGCTGCACGCCGTGGGCCTCCCCCCCGGCGTGGTCAACCTGGTCAACGGCGCCCGGGAAGTGGTGGACGCGCTGCTCGATCACCCCGGCGTTTGCGGCTACTCCTTCGTGGGCTCCACGCCGGTGGCGCACCACATCTACATGCGCGCCGCCGAGAAGGGCAAGCGCGCCCAGGCGCTGGGCGGGGCGAAGAACTTCGTGCTGGTGATGCCGGATGCCGACCTGGGGAAGGCCTGCGAGGTCTCCATTGACTCGGCCTTCGGTTGCGCCGGCGAGCGCTGCCTCGCCAACAGCGCGGTGATCGCGGTGGGCGACTGCTACCCGACGGTGCGCGAGGGTCTGCTGGCGCGGGCGCGCGCCATCAAGGTGGGCGACGGCATGGAGCCGGGCGTGACCATGGGGCCGGTCATCTCGGCCCAGCACCGCGACAAGATCCTGGGCTACATCGAGACCGGCCTCAAGGAGGGCGCCAAGCTCATCCTGGACGGCCGGGGTTTCCGCCACCCCAAGCACCCCGACGGCTACTGGCTGGGCCCGTGCATCTTCGACGAAGTGACCCCGGACATGGTGATCGCGCGCGAGGAGATCTTCGGGCCGGTGCTGTGCCTCATGCGGGCGAAGGACTTCGACGAAGCCTGCGCGGTGGTCAACGGCCATCCGCAGGGCAACGCCTCCAGCATCTTCACCACCAGCGGCAAGTGGGCGCGTGAGTTCCGTTACCGGGTGGCGCCCTCGATGCTGGGCATCAACATCGGCGTGGCCGCGCCGATGGCGTTCTTCCCGTTCGGCGGAACCAAGGCCTCGTTCTTCGGCGACGTCAAGGCCCACGGCCGCGAGTGCGTGGACTTCTTCACCGACAAGAAGGTGGTCATCAGCAGGTGGTAG
- a CDS encoding NCS1 family nucleobase:cation symporter-1, translating into MPSTADAEVIRHPDGRVELRDPAALDSGPLYNRDLAPVPVARRDWTTYNFAALWISMAHCIPTYMLASSLISVGMNWWQALVTILLGNTIVLGPILLNSHAGTKYGIPFPVFARASYGTFGSNLPALMRAIVACGWFGIQAWIGGEALHTLFRALIPGWATLLGGPVMGHAPTEWISFLLFWCLNIYIIYRGMNLLRKVENWAAPFVLVMTALLLAWAVWRAHGLGYLLHWPTRLRTWAEFMPVFIPSLTGMIGYWATLSLNMPDFTRFGRSQRQQAIGQTVALPTTMTVFAAMGVMITSAAVIIYPHMKADDLWDPMKLVGQFSQVWIVAVSMFTVVVATLAVNIAANVVSPANDFANAFPRWISFRTGGLITGIIGVLMQPWRLLADPSGYIFQWLVGYSGGLGSIAGVPITDYWLVRNRRLVLGDLYRTRGAYTYTAGWNWRAVLATLVGCTLAWIGLVVPALRPLYDYAWFVGFGAAAGIYFVAMRMFPSGAAGVEQEV; encoded by the coding sequence ATGCCGTCCACCGCGGACGCGGAAGTCATCCGCCACCCCGACGGTCGCGTCGAGCTGCGCGATCCGGCGGCGCTCGACTCCGGCCCGCTCTACAACCGGGACCTCGCGCCGGTGCCGGTGGCCCGGCGGGACTGGACCACCTACAACTTCGCCGCGCTGTGGATCAGCATGGCGCACTGCATCCCCACCTACATGCTGGCCTCGAGCCTGATCAGCGTGGGAATGAACTGGTGGCAGGCGCTGGTGACGATTCTGCTGGGCAACACCATCGTGCTCGGCCCGATCCTGCTCAACTCCCACGCCGGCACCAAGTACGGCATTCCCTTCCCCGTGTTCGCCCGCGCCAGCTACGGCACGTTTGGATCCAACCTCCCGGCCCTGATGCGCGCCATCGTGGCGTGCGGCTGGTTCGGCATCCAGGCCTGGATCGGCGGCGAGGCGCTGCACACCCTGTTCCGGGCGCTCATCCCGGGCTGGGCCACCCTGCTGGGCGGGCCGGTGATGGGTCACGCGCCCACCGAGTGGATTTCGTTCCTGCTGTTCTGGTGTCTCAACATCTACATCATTTACCGGGGCATGAACCTGCTCCGGAAGGTGGAGAACTGGGCCGCCCCATTCGTGCTGGTGATGACCGCGCTGCTGCTGGCGTGGGCGGTCTGGCGGGCGCACGGGCTGGGCTACCTGCTGCACTGGCCCACCCGGCTCCGGACCTGGGCCGAGTTCATGCCCGTGTTCATCCCTTCGCTGACCGGGATGATCGGTTACTGGGCCACGCTGTCGCTCAACATGCCGGACTTCACCCGCTTCGGGCGGAGCCAGCGTCAGCAGGCCATCGGGCAGACCGTGGCGCTACCCACCACCATGACCGTCTTCGCGGCGATGGGGGTGATGATCACCTCGGCCGCGGTGATCATCTACCCGCACATGAAGGCCGACGACCTGTGGGACCCCATGAAGCTGGTGGGACAATTCAGCCAGGTATGGATCGTGGCGGTGTCCATGTTCACCGTGGTGGTGGCCACGCTGGCGGTGAATATCGCGGCCAACGTGGTCTCGCCGGCCAACGACTTCGCCAACGCGTTCCCGCGCTGGATCTCGTTCCGCACCGGCGGGCTGATCACCGGGATCATCGGCGTGCTGATGCAGCCCTGGCGGCTGCTGGCGGATCCATCCGGGTACATCTTCCAGTGGCTGGTCGGATACTCCGGCGGACTGGGCTCGATCGCCGGCGTGCCGATCACCGACTACTGGCTGGTGCGCAATCGGCGGCTGGTCCTGGGAGACCTGTATCGCACCCGCGGCGCCTACACCTACACGGCGGGCTGGAACTGGCGCGCGGTGCTGGCGACGCTCGTGGGCTGCACCCTGGCCTGGATCGGCCTGGTGGTGCCGGCGCTGCGGCCGCTGTACGACTACGCGTGGTTCGTGGGGTTCGGGGCGGCGGCGGGAATCTACTTCGTGGCGATGAGGATGTTCCCGTCGGGAGCGGCGGGAGTGGAACAGGAGGTCTAG